A region from the Canis lupus dingo isolate Sandy chromosome 9, ASM325472v2, whole genome shotgun sequence genome encodes:
- the LOC112677121 gene encoding LOW QUALITY PROTEIN: tudor domain-containing protein 3-like (The sequence of the model RefSeq protein was modified relative to this genomic sequence to represent the inferred CDS: inserted 2 bases in 1 codon; deleted 1 base in 1 codon) gives MEPEAERWWIVGDERKAPFGGGGGGARSNLNMSAAGNRNREILQKEKSAKSEGKHEGVYRELVDEKTLKHITEMGFSKEASRQALMDNGNNLEAALNVLLNSNKHKPVTGPPLRGKGKGRGRIRSEEEEELGNARPSAPSTLFDFLESKMGTLSVAEPKSQPQQLHQGQHRLSNTEQNGVKDNNQPRHLPRNDTRQPRNEKPPRFXRDTQNSKSVLEGSGLPRNRGSKRPSTSSGSEAWAEERIKCDRPYSRYDRTKEPSYPFSSQHDGAFKKRDNSTQSRSGKGPSYAEAKENPLAQESTDYNNQKRGKRENQTANPDHFYDRKPQTSNETFSGVKIEKHFNVNTDFQNPVRTNSFLGVPNGETDMPLRGRRVGPIKPAGPITATPYDDKVFYNSGPKRRSGPIKPEKVLESSIPMEYAKLWKPGDECFALYWEDNKFYRAEVEALHSSGMTAVVKFIDYGNYEEVLLSNIRPIQTEAWEEEGTYDQTLEFRRGGDGQPRRSTRPTQQFYQPPRARN, from the exons ATGGAACCTGAAGCAGAAAGGTGGTGGATAGTTGGGGATGAAAGAAAGGCTCCAtttggaggaggtggtggtggtgctagAAGTAATCTCAACATGAGTGCTGCTGGTAACCGAAATagagaaattttacaaaaagaaaagtcagcCAAATCTGAGGGCAAACACGAAGGTGTCTATAGAGAACTAGTTGATGAGAAGACTCTGAAACACATAACAGAAATGGGCTTCAGTAAAGAAGCATCCAGGCAAGCTCTAATGGATAATGGCAACAACTTAGAAGCAGCACTGAATGTACTTCTTAACAGCAATAAACACAAACCTGTTACAGGACCACCTCTGAGAGGTAAAGGAAAAGGCAGGGGGAGAATAAGATCTgaagaagaggag gaactGGGAAATGCAAGGCCATCAGCACCAAGCACATTATTTGATTTCTTGGAGTCTAAAATGGGGACATTGAGTGTGGCAGAACCTAAATCACAGCCACAGCAGCTTCATCAGGGACAACACAGATTGTCAAATACTGAGCAAAATGGAGTAAAAGATAACAATCAACCAAGACATCTTCCTCGAAATGATACCAGACAGCCAAGAAATGAGAAACCTCCTCGTTT CAGAGACACCCAAAATTCAAAGTCAGTTTTAGAAGGCAGTGGATTACCTAGAAACAGAGGTTCCAAAAGACCCAGTACTTCTTCAGGGTCTGAAGCATGGGCTGAAGAGAGAATCAAGTGTGATAGACCCTACTCTAGATACGACAGAACTAAAGAGCCTTCATACCCTTTCAGTTCTCAGCACGAcggtgctttt aaaaaaagggataacTCTACGCAAAGCAGATCAGGCAAAGGTCCATCCTATGCAGAGGCAAAGGAAAATCCACTTGCTCAAGAATCCACTGATTATAATAACCAGAAAcgtgggaaaagagaaaaccaaacagCAAATCCTGATCATTTTTAtgacaggaaaccacaaacaaGTAACGAAACTTTCAGTGgtgtaaaaattgaaaaacattttaatgtaaataccGATTTCCAGAATCCTGTCCGAACTAATAGTTTCCTTGGTGTTCCAAATGGAGAGACAGACATGCCACTGAGGGGCAGGCGAGTGGGACCGATTAAGCCGGCAGGACCCATCACAGCTACACCTTACGATGATAAAGTATTTTACAACAGTGGGCCCAAAAGAAGATCTGGGCCCATTAAACCAGAAAAAGTACTAGAATCATCTATTCCTATGGAGTATGCAAAATTGTGGAAACCTGGAGATGAATGTTTTGCACTTTATTGGGAAGACAACAAGTTTTACCGAGCAGAAGTTGAAGCTCTCCATTCTTCAGGTATGACAGCAGTTGTTAAATTCATTGACTATGGAAACTATGAAGAGGTGCTACTAAGCAACATCAGGCCCATTCAGACAGAGGCATGGGAAGAAGAAGGCACCTATGACCAAACGCTTGAGTTCCGTAGAGGAGGTGATGGCCAGCCAAGAAGATCCACTCGGCCCACCCAGCAGTTTTACCAACCTCCCCGGGCCCGGAACTAA